A window from Cryobacterium sp. PAMC25264 encodes these proteins:
- the fdrA gene encoding acyl-CoA synthetase FdrA, with product MTTQQHRVYANLYKDSVSLMAVSSALMAVPDIEAASVVMATNTNRENLRNAGLADVTDAKVNDLLVVVRGEATACEEALALADRLLAEQPVDDSGDGTDKGRPSTSLRLAVAADPSANLALISVPGPYAAAEALKALKLGLNAMIFSDNMPIESEVEVKRYATDHELLVMGPDCGTALINGIPLGFANVVRRGRIGVVGASGTGMQEITSRIHQLGAGVSQAIGTGGHDLSSRVGGLSTLHSLRALGADDDTDVIVLVSKPPAPEVASVVLEVARNLSTPVVVMFVGAGDGAAVDEQLHTASTLAEAADLAVALLTGTPAEAGATPAAQLPLPVELQERLRDAASRVSDSQLSLRGIYSGGTFCYEAQALSQAYGIYAHSNTPVAGNPVLEDIWTSREHTIIDMGDDDFTRGRPHPMIDPTLRDERLLAEAEDPSAAVLLFDVVLGYGAADDPTSHLLEVLEQARSLASAAGRSLPLIAHVCGTDEDPQSRKTVVAALEAAGVFVSDSNAQAAQMAGFLVSQIAASANSGELTEPGKK from the coding sequence ATGACCACCCAACAGCACCGCGTATATGCCAACCTGTACAAGGATTCCGTCTCCCTGATGGCCGTTTCTTCTGCCCTGATGGCGGTGCCGGACATCGAGGCAGCCTCGGTTGTCATGGCAACAAACACCAACAGGGAAAACCTTCGGAATGCCGGACTCGCCGACGTCACCGATGCCAAAGTCAACGATCTTCTCGTTGTCGTTCGCGGTGAAGCAACAGCGTGCGAGGAAGCACTCGCGCTCGCCGACAGGCTGTTGGCCGAACAGCCGGTCGATGACTCCGGCGACGGCACCGACAAGGGCCGACCCTCCACCAGCCTCCGACTCGCCGTGGCCGCTGACCCGAGCGCCAACCTGGCCTTGATTTCAGTGCCGGGCCCGTACGCCGCCGCCGAAGCTCTCAAGGCCCTCAAGCTGGGCTTGAACGCGATGATCTTCAGCGACAACATGCCCATCGAGAGCGAGGTCGAGGTCAAGCGGTATGCCACGGACCACGAGTTGCTGGTGATGGGCCCCGACTGCGGTACCGCACTGATCAACGGGATCCCGTTGGGCTTCGCCAACGTGGTTCGCCGAGGCCGTATCGGAGTCGTCGGCGCATCGGGAACGGGGATGCAGGAGATCACCTCCCGAATCCACCAGCTCGGTGCCGGCGTGTCACAGGCCATTGGAACGGGTGGCCACGATCTGTCCAGCCGGGTTGGCGGACTGTCCACCCTGCACTCACTGCGTGCCCTGGGCGCTGACGACGACACCGACGTCATCGTGTTGGTCTCCAAGCCCCCGGCGCCCGAGGTCGCCTCCGTGGTTCTGGAGGTGGCCCGCAACCTGTCCACGCCAGTGGTGGTCATGTTCGTCGGCGCCGGCGACGGCGCAGCCGTGGACGAGCAACTCCACACGGCGTCGACCCTGGCCGAGGCTGCGGATCTCGCCGTGGCCCTCCTCACCGGAACCCCCGCAGAAGCTGGTGCCACTCCGGCCGCTCAGCTCCCCCTCCCTGTGGAGTTGCAGGAGAGACTTCGCGACGCCGCAAGCCGAGTGAGCGACTCGCAACTCTCCCTTCGCGGCATCTACTCTGGTGGCACATTCTGTTACGAGGCCCAGGCGCTCAGCCAGGCGTACGGCATCTACGCCCATTCCAACACTCCGGTCGCGGGTAACCCCGTACTCGAAGACATCTGGACCAGCCGCGAACACACCATCATCGATATGGGAGACGACGACTTCACCCGCGGGCGTCCCCACCCCATGATCGACCCGACCCTCCGCGACGAACGCCTCCTGGCGGAGGCCGAGGACCCATCCGCCGCGGTTCTGCTTTTCGACGTGGTCCTGGGATACGGCGCGGCAGACGACCCGACCAGCCACTTGCTGGAGGTTCTTGAGCAGGCCCGATCGCTGGCCTCGGCCGCTGGGCGTTCTTTGCCTCTGATCGCACACGTCTGTGGCACTGACGAAGATCCCCAGTCCCGCAAAACCGTCGTGGCCGCCCTCGAAGCGGCCGGGGTTTTCGTCTCAGACAGCAACGCCCAAGCCGCACAGATGGCCGGCTTTCTCGTATCGCAGATCGCTGCCTCCGCAAATTCAGGCGAGCTCACCGAGCCCGGAAAGAAGTGA